The nucleotide sequence AAGCATGTGATGAAATATTaagactaaaaattaaaattcacacATTTATGAGAAATTGGCAGGAAGGGGATATCAAATCTAAAAGCATTATCAAACCTCTATACTACAAAATCTTATTTTGAGAATATACTGATTCATCTCTCattatttgaagttttcttaTCTCAGATAATATATTCCCTGATAGggcaaatagcaaaataaaagttTGATTTTCCATCTCTTCTAAACACTCTTACAAAGAATAATTTTCTACcatcttgaaatttttcaaagctttttgagaaacacacacaaataatttggatttagttgattttatttacagcttttttttggttttttttttttttttttacatttcagagCATTACAcaattacattttctcattttctgaccTGCAAACAGATACCTTAAAcggaaattattttgttttaattatcaaATTAGGTACATCCAAAATGCAACAATTACACATATGACAATTAATTCACAAAGTATAATTTTACTGGGACATATCCTAAGAATTTAGGAACAGCCAGTCAGGAGAAATCTGACCAAATTTAGCAATCACTATTTACAAATCCAAAATCAAACCTATCTAAACTCCCAAACCAGAAGCttgaaagtatttattaaatCCCCACTGGACGAAAGACAGTGATGACTAACACCTATCCAGTCTTGACAGTTTTAATCCCAAACACTGGGCTATTTCCCCAGTCTGTAACTGAATTGCAACCATCTGTTTGTCAAACACCTAACCATCTAACTTTTACACCATTATGCGCATAGAAAGGCTAAgtgttcattatttaaaaaacaagtagtCATTAAATATCCACTATTCCCCCAGCTCACCAAGCCCTTATTGCAATCCCAAATATGCAATCTGTGTCACACAGTGACAggctatatttcatatatatatatgtgtatatatacatatatatgtgtgtatatatacatacacggatatatatatatacacacacatatatatatgtatatatacagtattagGTACAAATGGCAATTAACAGTCCCTACAAAAATTCAATTTCAGTTGAGGCTATGGCTCCTATGCCTTGGGATGGTTTCGAActtcaaaactgaaaaatactGCTAAAATCTCACTTCCTTAACACAAAATTTGATTATATGTTCAGTTTAAGCTCTCAGTCTAAAAATGGCTATAAGGTAAGTATTAAAAAGCCAGCCAACTGAGTGCAACTTCTCCCTCCAATCTGGCCACGCTATTTTGTAGAAATTATTCCTAACTAGACTAGAAAATCTGTGGTGACTTCCAATGGTCTTGCCTACCTTACTGCCCATGTTCACGTTTCAAACTGTGTCAACAAAGCCCGCACTTCGGGGGTCAGCTGCTTGGCAGCCTTAGCTGCCTCTGTGATAGCCTTGCGATACAGGCCCTTTCTCTTCTTATTAAAGCGTGACTGGAAGTTTTCTAAAAAGGGGGAGAGTTGTGAAAGAGCAAGGAAAGATGTTGTTGGAGACCCAAACCATGAAATACGGGCCTCCTGTCGGACTAAAAGGCCGTTATCTTTCCGGCTCACAGTTATAGTAAGAATACGGGCTGGCCACCAAGGGAAGCCATATATCTTGGCCCAAACAATGTCCCCTACACATATGGTCCTGCCATCTGGTGTGACGCATTTAGAGACATTTTTGGAAAAGACTTTCATTTTCAAGGAATTACTgagctttttctcttcctttgaagaggaggaagtggaggaggtggaaggtgcATGCATACTGCCTGGAGGAAAATCAAAGCTTTCAGAAGAACTACACTCAGAGTTGGAAGATTTCAAATCATCTGTGCTATCAATGCTACACACTGAAGCACTGGAAGAGTcagatttcttttgatttaggGTCATGTAAACAGAGATATTGTTTTTGCTGCCCTTTTTGCCCAATGTCTGTGGTTCATCCTGATCACCAGGCACATGCACTTCATTTGTGTCCTGAACCTCACTGCTGGCCTCTTCAGGGCCTTTTGAGGGACTCTGATTTTCTGAAGGGGCCTCACCTGCTGAGCGGGTAGAGGTGCAGCGAGACTGGGGCTTGGGTGCCATCTTGCCACTCCGCATTTTCTCAAGTCCTGTCTTCAGAGAAGAGTCATTTTCTTCATTCCTGTACCTCTGTGGTTTTAAACGAACCCGGGGTGGAAGGGAACCTGAGCTAGGATTCTGATATCGACGTGTGAAATGGACTTTTGAATGTGCATTTTTGGAAGTAGAGGTTTCATTTTGCTTCTTTTGTGCCTTTTCTTTGGCAATTTTTAACACTTCCCGAGCTTTCGCATGATCCATGTTCTTACTCTGGAGAACTTTTTTAGTACTTAACTGAGCTTTTGATGTATTTGCCTGAGCAGAAACTTTTACTACTCTGCCTCTGCTGTGAGCAATATTTGAAACCTTAACCACAGCATTTCTTTTCTGGCTTTCATTTTGGTTTTTCCCATCCACTTTATGGtcagttttcagttttttgttcaCAGTAGTTACACTTTCATTTCTCCGTTTTTTATCTTCATATTTAGAAGAGTCACTTGCACTACTaccttttctaatttcctttttttcagcAACAACACTGTTTTTACATTTATCACACAGAACTTGCCTGGGTCGTAGTTTAATAGCATTCATTATTGAAGTGGGTTCTTCCCTGTACATTTTTCGTTTGGGTCGCTTAATTTTCCGAGGAGGTGGCTGAGGTATTGATTGGTTATATGTGTCCCTGATAAACAAAGGGGGAGGATAAGGTGCTCCTTCATGGAAGAGAGGTGGTGGTTTGGAAGTCCACAGGCTTTCAGCCAAGCTCAGCTCGGGATGCGGGACAGGAGAAGGGTCATCGGGAACAGCACCATTTGCTTCACACTTGACTTCTGTCCCTTCTTGGAATGTATTACTTTGGAGCGGCATGGCTTCTGGTTTATCCTTATATTCCCTTTTGGGAAATACTGTCACAGGGATACCATGGGGCCCAAACCTTtgaaagaaatgtaagaaaaaaagaagacattaagtTAACATCTATAATACAATTTCTTAAACGTAAACAACACCTGATGCTTATTTATATAACCTTTCCCGAAAactatttcatattaaaaaacaagactACAAAAATCTACTATCTCTTCCCCCAAAAGTCCAAAGACCTTCATTTCTTTCGGTTCTACATTTTTGGTAAAAACAAACAGCTGCCCTAAGCAATGACAGAATAGTTGACTATACttaaagtagatatttccagtctTGAATCAGAAAGAAtgttttctcagatagctttaTGTTAAGCATCACATACATTACATTCACTGAACCATATACAACATTTTCAGTAAATGCAACTACAACTTTGtgaaacacacatatatttcttccTCTGGTTATAACAGCTTTCAAAACCTCCACAAAGCAAATTCAGCCTTAACTATCCAAAACTACTTAATGAGTAAAATCCCATCTCAACTTTATTGGTTAATCACTGAAGATTCAAAGAAAGTTGCTCTTTTACTCTTGCATCCTAACTAGTTACCTATTCTGTCtcccaaaacacaaaaatatcaaGAACTCAGATACTTAAACTACTTCCAAAGCAAACAGTTACAGAGCTGtggctttctttttaaatcatctcacattaagaaatatatttgcatTGCAATCCAATAAAAACACTTAtgaatgggccgggtgcggtggctcatgtctgtaatcccagcactttgggaggtcgaggtgggcagatcacgaggtcaggagatcgagaccatcctggcgaacacggtgaaaccccgtctctactaaaaatacaaaaagattcgccgggcgtggtggcaggcgccagtagtcccagctactcgggaggctgaggcaggagaatggcgtgaacccaagaggcagagcttgcagtgagctgagatcacaccactgcactccagcctgggcaacagagcaagactctgtctcaaaaaaaaaaaaaaaagactacttatGAATGTATACATGCatccatatatacataaatacacacacttaAGCAAAAGTTTCACCAAGTACTTAACCTTGTATTTTGTGatacataatttcttttctacTCTGGCCTACTTCATTTGTTTTAAGGCTAGTCAGACCCATTAAACTGATTTGAAAACTCCATTACGGGTCCAGACTCTGTTTGCAAACCATGGTACCTAATACGAATCTTTAAAATTCTCAGTTTCTAATAACCTTATTTCATAAATAGAGTTAGAAATAACAGTGGTTTAACATGCCTGGGCTGAATATCAAGAACCTGATCCTTAAAATAAACTTGCTATACTAAgttttcttcacataaaatcaaATCACACTACCAAATAATTTCAGCATATAGGTTAGCATGTTGACTATATGCACTATTTGATTCCAACAATATCTAACACAATACAACTGTAATGCCAATCCTATAAGGCAAAGGGGCTTAGATCTAAACCCAAAGATTGGCTTTAGGTAGTCAGTCACGTGGAACCTTCAAAACTAGATGCCAGTgttttatatatgtctatattttcTACACTACAAATCTTCAGTGCTCAGATTctctgaaatgttcttttttttttttttttttttttttaaagacaagatctcactctgtcatccaggctgcagtgcaagtggtaccatcacagctcactgcagcctcgacctcctaggctcaagcaatccttccgtctcagcctcccaagtagctgggaccacagacagacgtcaccatgcctggctaattttagtattttttgtagagacagggtttcaccatgttgtccaggcgaatgcctgagctcaagcagtctgcccacctcagcctcccaaagtgctgggattacagacgtgagccaccgtgtccagccagaAATGTTCTTATGCTCCCAAAAAGGTTCAGAATACCTTTGCTAGGAAGAAATCTTGATATTAGGTACTAACAGCTGTGGACAAACCTAAACGTGGGCAGGATTTACAAAGAGCCAGCATACACCAGGTATTATTCTAGCACCGGAatactttttttccaaaattctttgttagtctggctaCCACAAACCAACAACTTACAGCAAATacttacaaaacataaaaaggaaaggcttttttttttttacctacgGTAAGACAAGATTAGGTCTCGGATAGTCCAAAAAGGAAAGGTACCCTCCTATTGTATCAGACTGCACAGAAAGTTGCTTTCTCCATTCTAACTTCTGGTAACCAAGTGTTTGCTTCCTGACTACTTAACTCAAAGTAACTTTAAGCATTTAACCCTTTCTTACACAGTACATAGGTGCTCATTAACCACTTTTTCAAAAGATGACAGGACAAAAGAGGGGCTTCTTGTGTTTTAATGCAGAACCAACATAAACAATGTGACTTATTTGATGTGACATCACTACTTGCATTAACAATAACATTTTCTAACTCGTAAGAAGGCATAATTTTGCCCCCATCACACGTTCACGTTTCAATACCTGAATGAAGAGAAGTGCCCTTCCTCTTActgatttataaaattttttttatagagacggtgcctcactctgtcactcaagctggaacgcagtggtgcgatcatggattgctgcagcatcaacctcctgaactcaagcaatcctctcatctcagcctcccaagtagttgggactacaggcacctgccaccatgcctggctcccttCCTTTTATTAGGACTAACTAAACCATACTTATCTTAATGTTTGAGGTGAAGTTTCACAGCTGTCTTTTATCAACTGTTTGTATCCTCTAAACTCATTTTTGCATGTGTAAAATGAAACACTATTTCTGACCTTAAAGGATTCAGATAAAGATCAATAGGTCAATACGCGGCAGCCATTTTCCTTGGTTAATATTTACTTTAATTTGCTTCATGTAAGTGATTTAATCTTATTTTCAAACTAGTAACTTACagcctgatgcagtggctcacatctgcaatcctaacactttgggagggtgaggtgggcaaattgcttgagcccaggagtttgagaccagcctgggcaacataggaagactccgTGTTTCTACAAATaggaaaaattagcctggtgtgggggtatgtacctgtgatcccagctacttgggaggctgaggtgggaggattgcttgagtctgggaggtcaaggcttcagtgagccatgttcatgctatcgcactccagcctgagcaactgagtaagcctttgtctcaaaaaaaaaaaaaaaaaaaaaaaaaggccaggcacagtggctcacgcctgtaatcccaatactttgggaggcctgaggtcaggagttcaagaccagcctggccaacatggtgaaaccctgtctctactaaaaatacaaaaattagctgggtgtggtgacacgcgcctgtagtcccaactactcgggaggctgaggcaggagaatcgcttgaacccgggaggtggaagtcgcagtgagcagagatcgcaccactgcactccagcctagcaacagagagagactccgtctcaaataacataaaataaaaataaataaaacaaatacaaaaacaaaaaacacctaatAATTtactagaggttttttttttttggggggggggggcggttgttttgtttttttgagacagactctcactgtcgcccaggctggagtgcagtggcacaatctcggctcactgcaaccaccgcctcctgggttcaagctattctcatgcctcagccacctgagcagctaggattacagacgcgtgccatcacgcctggctaatttttgtatttttagtagatggggtttcattatgttggccaagctggttttgaacttctggcctgaagtgatccaccagcctcagcctcccaaagtgctgggattacaggcgtgagccactgcaaccagccaatTTTGCTAGAATTTAGGCTCCTTCCCATGTCTTTAATTTATACTCTCAATACAAGTATGGCCCAGCCAATTACTTTATAGCTGTTTATATCAAGTAATGGAATCTGGTATGTTTATCTTTATGAAGTTCAGTAAGAATGTTAATATTTCGCAACTGGATTGTTTTTGTTCTCTGCTGTTCCCACATAAGCATACAAAATACCCAAGCGTTAAATGCTTTTAGTAACATAGGGAAGAAGCACCTAATTGTGTAATGATGAGTGAAAACTACAATAAGGGggaaaaaggggaaataaaactGGTAATTGTGTGTGGGTAGTGAATGCCTGGCAAAgcggaaaaatatttcaaaataataataaaacatcctCAAAGGACCAAAAAGATAAATCACTTCAAGAAGAAATGGGGATCACATGTCTATGTCTTTGCTTCATTTCAGTAACCATGCTGTCACCCTTACACAGATAACACCTAGGGCAGTGTTACCAAACTAAGGATGGAGACATTAATTTTGAAATCAATTTCAGGGGTCACactatgattaaaataaaatcagagttaAGAGTAGAAGTAAATATCTGTAACTGCAATGAATCTGTTTCACACATGTATATAAGGATATATGGATCCAGATGTAAAATAGATTTTCTAAGTAGGCTaaaatgtttgagaaccactaaccTATGAAACTATAAATTTAATAAGAATATAAAGTAGAAACAAAACTATGGTCCCTTAAAAACCCTAATTTCtcctagcctgaccaacatggtgaaaccccgtctctactaaaaatacaaaaatcagccaggtgtggtggcgcatgcctgtaatcccagttactcaggaggccaaggttgcagtgagctgagatcacaccactgcactccagcactccagcctgggtgacagggcgagactccatctcaaaaagaaaaacaaaacaaaacaaaaccctaattCTTCAAGTACAGTCTGTGAAAAAACACATCACAACTCCTCGGAGTGTTTGCAGTGGAAATTCCTAAGCCCTGCCCAAAACATAAATCATAAAACTTTCCTATAGTGGAACTGGAATCTGATATTTTAGCAAGCACTTTTGCTTTAGCTTTTTCTAAGGGAAGACATTTACGTCTCATGTGAATGCTCACCAAGATTTTATTGAACAAGTGTTTAGGTGAAAGGCTGAAAAGGCTGACTGGTATCCCTTGCTTTAAGTTTTCCAAAATAACTTTCTACAACTACTCCCAAGAGTTGAGTAATAAGATACCCTACCCACTTTGTGCAGCATAAAGGCATGTGTTAACGTATTAGTGACTCCTAACCCTTATCCACTTTCAGTCTTTAACCACTACCCAAAGATTCTAAACTAAAACGATTCAGGTATTACggcttaattaaaaatactgcaACTGTCTGCAAATCTGCAATTCCTTGAAAATAAAACTTTCCGTGAATCTGTAATtctattcaaaaagaaaatttctttttaatagagacgtgGTCTCCTTATGTCGCCCAgagtagtcttgaactcctgggctcaagcaatcggcctgccttccatagtgctgggattagaggtgggagccaccacagtCGGCcccaaaattcttttaaaataaatatcttaataaTTTAGGAGTAagtgccaaaaaaaaatttttttttttttggaaacagagtctcacgctgctgcccaggctagagcgcagtggcctgatttcagctcactgcaacctccacctcccaggttcaagcaattctcatgccttggcctcccaaatgggtgtgtgccaccatgccccgctaatttttgtatttttagtagagatggagtttcgccatgttggccaggctggtctcaaactcttggcctcaactgatcttccctccttggcctcccaaagtattaggattacaggcgtgagccactgcacctggccagtgccAAAATTTTAAGGGGGAAGAACACTAGGGTTTAACAGTTACTTTGtgttgctgggcacggtggctcacgcctgtaatcgcagcactttgggaggccaaggcaggcggatcacctgaggtcaggagttcgagaccagcctggctaacatggtgaaaccccatctctactaaaaatacaaaaatgagcaaggcatggtggcgcacacctacagtcccagctactggggaggctcaggcaggagaacgGTTTAAGCCTGGGAGAcggtggctgcagtgagtcaaaatatcgcaccactgcatgcactccagcctggaagacagagtgagacttcattctcaaaaaataataataaaaataaataaataaaaattagctaggcgtgg is from Pan troglodytes isolate AG18354 chromosome 4, NHGRI_mPanTro3-v2.0_pri, whole genome shotgun sequence and encodes:
- the PWWP2A gene encoding PWWP domain-containing protein 2A isoform X2 encodes the protein MAAVAAEAAATAASPGEGGAGEAEPEMEPIPGSEAGTDPLPVTATEASVPDGETDGQQSAPQADEPPLPPPPPPPGELARSPEAVGPELEAEEKLSVRVAESAAAAPQGGPELPPSPASPPEQPPAPEEREEPPLPQPVAPALVPPAGGDSTVSQLIPGSEVRVTLDHIIEDALVVSFRFGEKLFSGVLMDLSKRFGPHGIPVTVFPKREYKDKPEAMPLQSNTFQEGTEVKCEANGAVPDDPSPVPHPELSLAESLWTSKPPPLFHEGAPYPPPLFIRDTYNQSIPQPPPRKIKRPKRKMYREEPTSIMNAIKLRPRQVLCDKCKNSVVAEKKEIRKGSSASDSSKYEDKKRRNESVTTVNKKLKTDHKVDGKNQNESQKRNAVVKVSNIAHSRGRVVKVSAQANTSKAQLSTKKVLQSKNMDHAKAREVLKIAKEKAQKKQNETSTSKNAHSKVHFTRRYQNPSSGSLPPRVRLKPQRYRNEENDSSLKTGLEKMRSGKMAPKPQSRCTSTRSAGLNKWQLLHQTVTSPAAPLQCLTDHCGFRLGALKLTVKQAAQRH
- the PWWP2A gene encoding PWWP domain-containing protein 2A isoform X1; this encodes MAAVAAEAAATAASPGEGGAGEAEPEMEPIPGSEAGTDPLPVTATEASVPDGETDGQQSAPQADEPPLPPPPPPPGELARSPEAVGPELEAEEKLSVRVAESAAAAPQGGPELPPSPASPPEQPPAPEEREEPPLPQPVAPALVPPAGGDSTVSQLIPGSEVRVTLDHIIEDALVVSFRFGEKLFSGVLMDLSKRFGPHGIPVTVFPKREYKDKPEAMPLQSNTFQEGTEVKCEANGAVPDDPSPVPHPELSLAESLWTSKPPPLFHEGAPYPPPLFIRDTYNQSIPQPPPRKIKRPKRKMYREEPTSIMNAIKLRPRQVLCDKCKNSVVAEKKEIRKGSSASDSSKYEDKKRRNESVTTVNKKLKTDHKVDGKNQNESQKRNAVVKVSNIAHSRGRVVKVSAQANTSKAQLSTKKVLQSKNMDHAKAREVLKIAKEKAQKKQNETSTSKNAHSKVHFTRRYQNPSSGSLPPRVRLKPQRYRNEENDSSLKTGLEKMRSGKMAPKPQSRCTSTRSAGEAPSENQSPSKGPEEASSEVQDTNEVHVPGDQDEPQTLGKKGSKNNISVYMTLNQKKSDSSSASVCSIDSTDDLKSSNSECSSSESFDFPPGSMHAPSTSSTSSSSKEEKKLSNSLKMKVFSKNVSKCVTPDGRTICVGDIVWAKIYGFPWWPARILTITVSRKDNGLLVRQEARISWFGSPTTSFLALSQLSPFLENFQSRFNKKRKGLYRKAITEAAKAAKQLTPEVRALLTQFET
- the PWWP2A gene encoding PWWP domain-containing protein 2A isoform X4 encodes the protein MAAVAAEAAATAASPGEGGAGEAEPEMEPIPGSEAGTDPLPVTATEASVPDGETDGQQSAPQADEPPLPPPPPPPGELARSPEAVGPELEAEEKLSVRVAESAAAAPQGGPELPPSPASPPEQPPAPEEREEPPLPQPVAPALVPPAGGDSTVSQLIPGSEVRVTLDHIIEDALVVSFRFGEKLFSGVLMDLSKRFGPHGIPVTVFPKREYKDKPEAMPLQSNTFQEGTEVKCEANGAVPDDPSPVPHPELSLAESLWTSKPPPLFHEGAPYPPPLFIRDTYNQSIPQPPPRKIKRPKRKMYREEPTSIMNAIKLRPRQVLCDKCKNSVVAEKKEIRKGSSASDSSKYEDKKRRNESVTTVNKKLKTDHKVDGKNQNESQKRNAVVKVSNIAHSRGRVVKVSAQANTSKAQLSTKKVLQSKNMDHAKAREVLKIAKEKAQKKQNETSTSKNAHSKVHFTRRYQNPSSGSLPPRVRLKPQRYRNEENDSSLKTGLEKMRSGKMAPKPQSRCTSTRSAGLLPVEVRMGVDEKRNP
- the PWWP2A gene encoding PWWP domain-containing protein 2A isoform X3, whose translation is MPLQSNTFQEGTEVKCEANGAVPDDPSPVPHPELSLAESLWTSKPPPLFHEGAPYPPPLFIRDTYNQSIPQPPPRKIKRPKRKMYREEPTSIMNAIKLRPRQVLCDKCKNSVVAEKKEIRKGSSASDSSKYEDKKRRNESVTTVNKKLKTDHKVDGKNQNESQKRNAVVKVSNIAHSRGRVVKVSAQANTSKAQLSTKKVLQSKNMDHAKAREVLKIAKEKAQKKQNETSTSKNAHSKVHFTRRYQNPSSGSLPPRVRLKPQRYRNEENDSSLKTGLEKMRSGKMAPKPQSRCTSTRSAGEAPSENQSPSKGPEEASSEVQDTNEVHVPGDQDEPQTLGKKGSKNNISVYMTLNQKKSDSSSASVCSIDSTDDLKSSNSECSSSESFDFPPGSMHAPSTSSTSSSSKEEKKLSNSLKMKVFSKNVSKCVTPDGRTICVGDIVWAKIYGFPWWPARILTITVSRKDNGLLVRQEARISWFGSPTTSFLALSQLSPFLENFQSRFNKKRKGLYRKAITEAAKAAKQLTPEVRALLTQFET
- the PWWP2A gene encoding PWWP domain-containing protein 2A isoform X5, producing MAAVAAEAAATAASPGEGGAGEAEPEMEPIPGSEAGTDPLPVTATEASVPDGETDGQQSAPQADEPPLPPPPPPPGELARSPEAVGPELEAEEKLSVRVAESAAAAPQGGPELPPSPASPPEQPPAPEEREEPPLPQPVAPALVPPAGGDSTVSQLIPGSEVRVTLDHIIEDALVVSFRFGEKLFSGVLMDLSKRFGPHGIPVTVFPKREYKDKPEAMPLQSNTFQEGTEVKCEANGAVPDDPSPVPHPELSLAESLWTSKPPPLFHEGAPYPPPLFIRDTYNQSIPQPPPRKIKRPKRKMYREEPTSIMNAIKLRPRQVLCDKCKNSVVAEKKEIRKGSSASDSSKYEDKKRRNESVTTVNKKLKTDHKVDGKNQNESQKRNAVVKVSNIAHSRGRVVKVSAQANTSKAQLSTKKVLQSKNMDHAKAREVLKIAKEKAQKKQNETSTSKNAHSKVHFTRRYQNPSSGSLPPRVRLKPQRYRNEENDSSLKTGLEKMRSGKMAPKPQSRCTSTRSAAQRH